The proteins below are encoded in one region of Pseudomonadota bacterium:
- a CDS encoding ATP-binding protein produces MSGQPVICERPCDARNTAGPTRFVVITGGPGAGKTTVLDMARKILCEHVAVLPEAASLVYGGGFWRLQSQSGRAAAQRAIYHVQRQLENVALGENRWPVTLCDRGTLDGLAYWPEPQETFWDMAGSSMEQEYARYAAVIHLQSPSEEMGYNHQNSLRIETAHQARELDEKIGALWSRHPRYTMIESRPGFLEKVRLAITAITRELPRDCRAVAEAAGLETV; encoded by the coding sequence ATGTCCGGACAGCCAGTCATATGTGAGCGCCCGTGCGACGCCCGCAATACAGCGGGACCAACCCGCTTTGTGGTAATTACGGGCGGCCCCGGCGCGGGCAAGACGACCGTCCTGGATATGGCGCGCAAGATCCTGTGCGAGCATGTGGCCGTGCTGCCCGAGGCGGCGTCGCTGGTCTATGGCGGCGGCTTCTGGCGCCTGCAGAGCCAGTCCGGCCGTGCGGCAGCCCAGCGGGCCATCTATCACGTCCAGCGCCAGCTGGAAAACGTCGCCCTGGGCGAAAACCGCTGGCCTGTCACCCTGTGCGACCGGGGCACGCTGGATGGCCTGGCCTATTGGCCCGAACCCCAGGAGACCTTCTGGGACATGGCCGGCAGCAGCATGGAGCAGGAATACGCCCGCTATGCTGCGGTCATCCACCTGCAGTCCCCATCCGAGGAAATGGGCTATAACCACCAGAATTCCCTGCGGATCGAGACGGCCCACCAGGCCCGGGAACTGGATGAGAAGATCGGTGCCCTGTGGTCCCGCCATCCCCGCTATACCATGATCGAGAGCCGCCCCGGCTTTCTGGAAAAGGTCCGTCTGGCCATCACCGCCATCACCCGCGAACTGCCCCGCGACTGCCGCGCCGTGGCCGAGGCCGCGGGCCTGGAAACGGTGTGA